The proteins below come from a single Diadema setosum chromosome 21, eeDiaSeto1, whole genome shotgun sequence genomic window:
- the LOC140244905 gene encoding uncharacterized protein has protein sequence MAEVARVTVMEARKKNGTPRVRGIRFVKEGVRCSVRRKGQRDDGGRILAAGDDWEVRVDEGNRTVPEEVMVTALRPDMVLVARFVHRLAMMKLTVPWKTRMDEARESKLDRYAELREECEKRGWRAEVHAVEVVCRGFAGRSVRRWVRGMGVGGRDGERWIRRICEAAETGSAWIVGKAWGDVLIGGCRGSVDGLE, from the coding sequence ATGGCGGAGGTAGCGAGGGTGACAGTAATGGAGGCAAGGAAGAAGAATGGGACTCCTAGGGTGAGGGGAATCCGGTTTGTGAAGGAGGGGGTGAGATGCAGTGTGAGAAGGAAGGGTCAGAGGGATGATGGTGGGAGGATCTTAGCAGCTGGGGACGATTGGGAGGTGCGGGTGGATGAGGGGAACCGTACAGTGCCAGAGGAGGTGATGGTAACTGCCCTTAGGCCGGACATGGTGCTGGTGGCTAGGTTTGTGCACAGGTTGGCAATGATGAAGCTGACTGTGCCATGGAAAACAAGGATGGATGAGGCAAGGGAAAGTAAGTTGGATAGGTATGCTGAGTTGAGAGAGGAGTGTGAGAAAAGGGGGTGGAGAGCAGAGGTGCATGCTGTGGAAGTGGTGTGCAGGGGATTTGCTGGACGATCGGTAAGGAGGTGGGTCAGAGGGATGGGAGTAGGTGGTAGGGACGGGGAAAGGTGGATCAGGAGGATTTGTGAGGCAGCGGAGACAGGATCTGCATGGATAGTTGGGAAGGCTTGGGGGGATGTGTTAATAGGGGGATGTAGAGGGAGTGTTGATGGTCTGGAGTGA
- the LOC140244906 gene encoding NLR family CARD domain-containing protein 4-like, producing MRAGDIESNPGPKDASSDSTLYYETMFLDLRRKIDPSAYRDLGNSLGFTYAELNDAKLKHQSDTLEALMEMLCKWRYKQPPGTDIASVLKEKLRECKLDGLTDIITDHSKLPGSSTRVSLLTEEQVKQIKKELKEHYRLSRSKINVDPLDFMNSVKFDEIYTNFSLTEQSGKHKKTITYEDLLTGGEDKSLSKRILIQGEGGAGKTTLCAKIALDWCNEKILHDINLVILIPLREVHDTSTIGGIVKRYLSDSNEATANQIDDYISREQGKVLLVFDGFDEFDEKCSSEVMRILKLEQYRLCKVIVTTRPWKKDVITMERALAETYTFISVEGFDKDNFQNYIKRYFGIIGKDAVAENLIFFMENNDVIRSNMSLFPIYCAMLCLMWNATTSEEKRKEMLKLQTFSQIFENMIDFLKEHYTSKMCEHLKHPKTAELFRNAGKAIQDIGEMALEGLLNKRLSFPVEKFNKCEKSMEICCEVGVLTLETDIISRERRREIGISSFVESMVSFPHKLFQEYIAGIYVKTLFDEDRSKYLRLKERLLHNREEFRYLLYFSSYLRKELGLDIIDGLVECGSKVKGERIG from the exons ATGAGGGCGGGCGACATCGAATCCAACCCAGGTCCGAAGGATGCTTCCTCTGACAG CACATTATACTATGAGACGATGTTTCTAGACTTGCGTAGAAAAATAGATCCCTCAGCATACCGCGATTTGGGAAACTCTCTTGGGTTCACGTATGCGGAATTAAACGATGCCAAATTGAAGCATCAATCGGACACTCTTGAAGCTCTGATGGAGATGCTCTGCAAATGGAGATATAAACAACCTCCTGGTACCGATATCGCCAGTGTTCTTAAGGAGAAACTTCGAGAATGCAAATTGGACGGCTTGACTGACATAATAACAGATCACTCCAAACTACCAG GATCATCGACTCGCGTATCTTTGCTTACGGAGGAACAGGTAAAGCAAATCAAAAAAGAACTGAAGGAGCATTACCGTTTGTCAAGAAGCAAGATCAATGTGGACCCTCTCGATTTCATGAATAGTgtaaagtttgatgaaatttatACCAATTTCAGTCTTACAGAGCAAAGtggcaaacataaaaaaacaattaCGTACGAGGATCTTTTGACCGGTGGTGAAGATAAAAGTCTTTCAAAACGCATCCTAATTCAAGGAGAGGGAGGTGCCGGGAAAACAACACTTTGCGCTAAGATCGCCTTGGACTGGTGCAACGAAAAGATTCTTCACGATATAAACCTGGTGATTTTAATTCCTCTTCGGGAAGTCCATGACACGTCAACCATTGGTGGTATTGTGAAAAGGTATCTCTCTGATTCAAATGAAGCAACGGCAAACCAGATAGATGACTATATCTCAAGAGAGCAAGGTAAAGTTCTCCTCGTGTTTGATGGTTTCGACGAGTTTGACGAGAAGTGCAGCAGTGAGGTCATGCGCATTCTAAAGTTAGAGCAGTACAGGTTATGCAAGGTAATTGTCACCACAAGACCATGGAAAAAAGATGTAATAACGATGGAAAGAGCACTTGCTGAAACCTACACTTTCATTAGCGTCGAAGGATTTGACAAggataattttcaaaattacatcAAGAGATACTTTGGAATTATAGGGAAGGATGCTGTTgcagaaaatttgatttttttcatggaaaacaATGATGTCATCCGGTCGAACATGTCCTTGTTTCCAATCTACTGTGCGATGCTTTGTCTTATGTGGAATGCTACTACAAGTGaagaaaaacgaaaagaaaTGCTGAAATTGCAAACTTTCTCACAGATTTTTGAAAACATGATagattttctaaaagagcacTATACATCAAAAATGTGTGAACATCTGAAGCATCCGAAGACAGCTGAACTTTTTAGGAATGCTGGTAAGGCAATTCAAGACATCGGTGAGATGGCGCTTGAAGGTTTATTGAACAAGAGACTATCATTTCCTGTagaaaaattcaacaaatgTGAGAAGTCCATGGAAATATGCTGCGAAGTCGGGGTTTTGACATTAGAGACAGATATCATCAGCAGGGAGCGTCGGCGCGAAATTGGCATTTCATCCTTCGTTGAGTCAATGGTGTCGTTCCCCCACAAATTGTTCCAGGAATACATTGCGGGGATCTACGTTAAGACTTTATTTGATGAGGATCGTTCCAAGTACTTACGACTTAAAGAAAGACTTCTTCATAACCGTGAGGAATTTCGTTACCTACTCTACTTCTCCTCGTATTTACGGAAAGAACTTGGCCTTGACATCATCGATGGATTAGTAGAATGTG ggtcaaaggtcaagggtgaAAGGATCGGTTAA